The nucleotide sequence CAAAGTACTACCGAACCAGTTATCGATTTATCCAAATTCAATCCGGAGAATTACCCGATTGAAGATTGCGACGAACGAGCACGTTTAGAGCGAGCTCGAGAGATTGCCGAAGGAGTCGATCCTCCGCCTGGGTTCAGTCCTAAACACGCTATCGAATTAGTATGCCCGACGAATTTAAATATCGATAATTTAACGGCGCTGTTCCAATCAGCACTGTCGTTATCGGCTCTATCGCAAATCGACGTATCTAAATCGGTCCATACGCAGGTCGATTACATGCACTGTTTGGTACCAGATTTAATGCAAATAATCTCGTCTTCGTTTTATTGGGGTAAGATGGATCGTTACGAGGCTGAACGATTACTAGATAATAAACCCGAAGGTACGTTCTTGCTCCGCGATTCGGCCCAAGAAGAGTACCTATTCTCGGTCAGTTTTCGCAAATACGAACGCTCCCTCCATGCTCGTATCGAACAATGGAATCACAGATTCAGTTTCGATTCTCACGACCCCGGTGTATTTTCATCGCCCACTGTTTGCGGATTAATTGCGCATTACAAAGATCCAACATCTTGTATGTTCTTCGAACCAATGCTGACGATACCGCTTCATCGCAATTTCCCATTCTCGCTTCAAAATCTTTGCCGGGGTGTAATTTGCAGTCGTGTAAGTTACGATAAGATTAATTACCTCCAATTACCCAAAACGTTGAAGAATTTCTTAAAAGAGTATCACTACAAGCAGCGAGTCCGCGTCAGGAAATTCGATTTCGaacaataataaaacaaatGATAAACTCGACATAAAGTATTACACATTTTGTTCCTTATccaagtgataaattttgctAACTGTTAAACGAATATCACGAAGGGGTAAAAAGCTTCGTTTTATTCGTATTAGTTATACGCGTTCACTAATTGCACCCAATATTAGTGTATTCTTTATAACGGTATTATTTCTTCTcgttacttattatttttttgttacgtAATTTTCtgctacatatattttttttttgtcgtcggAAAATTCCTTATATGTTTTAAGTTGAATATACTATATTAACTGACCACTGAAACTAATATACTTTAAAACAAACCCTCTCTTTTTAAATACATccccaatattttttttcctgaccgtatgtaatgtacgagtaccttATACCTACTACTTAGTGAAATGTTTTCTTCttagttatatttttttctcgttttgcgATTGAATTTTGTATTATTATTGTTGCAAATCGATATACCTAGCGTATTATGTTTTGTGTATAAATTCATGCAATTGGTTGTTATTTGTTATTTACTTATCGTGCATACAGAATAAATCCGCGTGTTTGTTGTGAATTTTCACCTGTTTCTTGTTgtgtatttattttgtattattatttttaaataaataaacttaTTATTTCGTTGTTTTACATTATAACTGTAAtagtttctgaaaatatatttttctcactAGCCTCGAGTATTACTTTGAACAGAGAACCGAGTGTGTTGTTTGAATTTACAAACATGAAACAAACCTTCATTGTATACGAAGTCGGTATTGTATTCGAAAAGAAAACCTACAACAAAACTTCACcttgaaatgttgaataaaaaatataatacaaaTTGGAGCAGAATTCGTCGGAATTCAGTTCGATACGGATtcgttttctcaaaattgtccagAGTTTTCGCTTTTTTCACTATAATAGCGAacgttctgctttttgctaaattgcCAGTCTTGAGattctttgccaaaaaattacaaaaattctcaatttctcgtaaagttgctaaaaagttttatttttctccaaaacttATGCTAAAATTGCCTGTCTTGATTTTCGTCgtcaaaaatgttgcttttttcaagaatgacataaaatttttgatttttagcaaaatggctaaaaGTTGTCgtctttttgcagaaaatcccaaaaagtctcactcctttccaaaaattgttcaaaagtctcatttttttgacaggAATTgcgaaaatatctcattttttgtgCCCTGATGACATACGTtattaaattttcttctttttttctgaatttgtcaAAGTCTTCAATTCATGCTTACGGCcttaaattgacaaaattctaaatttttcaaaaatttgcaaaaattgcatcttTTTAGTGCAGAAAGTTCTAAAATATCTgactttttactcaaaagtcaaaactgtCTAAAATAAATTGCCACAAAGCTTtgcttacttttttcaaaaaatttacaaaaatttgtgttcctactgcaaaattactgtaaaatttcactatttcttCAAACATTCTAAAAAGTCTTCCTTTTTTAAACTGAttgttcaaatcaaaattccagCTCTTCTGTAGATAGGTATAGGGCATTTCCTCAAAGcattttgttttgctttttcaaaaattacaaaaatttttgctttttccaaaattacaaaaatttttgctttttaataaAACGTAAAacggataattttttgaataaaattccttattccaaaataaatcctatttttgataaaattgtacaaaagtgCTCGCTTTTTTGACCGAAACAgcgaaaaaatatgttttaaccAATAATATTGCTATTGCTATTcgctaaaattgttaaaatcttaattttttcaataaattcacaaaaatttgtgttttagcctttaggaaaataaaaatagctgaaaatttttaccctttttcaaacatttcaaacttccttgaaaaaaaaattgtcctaaattctagcttttttgccgaaaattttcaaaaagtctttccttttacaaaatttgtcaaaatcttgctcGTTTTcttaaaaacgataaaatttttttgctttttactaaaaacaagcaaaatgcccaattttttgcagaaaattccgaaaagtcaaaagtctcactttttttgacagatattgaaaaaaaaaaaaaattaaaaaagcttCCTGACATCGTGTCAAGAAAATATCAAAGCTGAAGTTTAGTGTTCTACGTCTCTAGCACtttctaaatgaaaaataattatttgaacttttgaagttttgaaactctaaaaaaaagagctttagaaaattttttttgcaatgttgacAGACTGAAAAATGTGACAAGCTCAGCGCAGTGGCAGCACTGAGTAACAATCTGATAAGAGTTATCAGGCACTGTTCGCGACAACAACATCTAGTTTCTTTTCTAAAttattcttatttatttattctcaTTATTCTgatttataataataattaataatggAGGATGAAAATATTAGGTTTGAACTTTTAGGAAGAATCCACACGCTCAACGAACTATTGTTGGCAGAAAGACAAAGGAGTTTTAAATACGTTCAGGAGATCGCGAGTTTGCAGTTTCAACAGGTAAGTAAATCATCacagtttttcttattttctctTCATTGTTTTTCTGGGGTTAACACTTAACAAGCCAAAGTTTGCTCCTTGCTCTCACAAATGACTTTCGTTTTGGTTTTTAGAAGCAACGTGACGATGTTCTCTTGATTATGAAAGTTCAGGCTAGAATAGAAGAATTGGAGGAAATGTTTCTACCTCATCAGTATAGGAAGAGGAACCAGAACCGTGAACGACGAATGAAATGGACTTTAATACTTACCTGTCCAGATCCACCTTATTCCACGAACGTTGAATTGATCAGTTTTAGAGCATCAGTTGCTCATATCGATCAGAATATATTTATTGATACGGTTTGCGGTCTGTACCCCGATTTTAGTCCAACAGCCCGTCAACGAATTTGGTTTGCTTTGAATTATGATGATAATAGTATTTATCGGATGCTGGCCATCGATGCTGGTTTTTCGAGTGTTCTTGATGTCCGAAGAGTTCAAGTGGTCCATGGTATTCTAGCCCCTATCTTGTTACCGCCACCGGCCGCACCCGTCGTCCTaccctaatttaaaaaataataatatatgtAACATTCGAAAAGACTGAATCTAAATTTGTAAATGTAAAAAGCGTAGGTATTTGAATCCCCTCCCTTTTTGTATTATGTATCTATCAAGAAtttattgtaaataaaaatgtaagtcCAAGTCGTAATGTTTTCAGTTCATGACTTGATGAGGTTGTCTACATGATTAATTTATGAGATCCATAGAAAATCAACATCTTCGAAATAGCttcttcgtttttcaatttttataggtaaaaaCCGCAGGGTATATGAAATGAGTCAATaagagctttgaaaaaaaatcaaaattcaaaattgttttttttttttgcaaatttttgcaaatgttGAGAGACTTGACTGTCTTGAGACTGGCAGTCACTGTCAGGCTTGACGCTTGAGTTAGGTCAAAGTCAGGTCATCAGGTGGTAGTTCATAGCCAATCAGAAGGCTACAAGGCGACATAGCGACACTAGCTCAGCACAGTGGCGCATTGAGTTGACAATCTGATAAGAGTTATCCACGCCTCCACAGCACTGTTCGCGACATAAGTTTCGGTGTTTCGGTCGTTCTCTTTCTTTTCCAAGTTTTCTAATTATTCTGAATTATTATAATAATGGAGAATGACATTGGGTTTCTTCTAGGAAAAGTCCAAACGCTCAGCGAACTGTTGTTGGCAGAAAAACAAAGGAGTTTAAAATACGCTCAACAGGTTGGGAAGTTGCAGGTTTATCTGATGGTAAGTGAATCATCATCGTTTTTCTATGTTTTCTCTTCATTGTTTTTCTATTCAACAGGCCAAAGTTCGCTCCTTGCTCTCACAAATAACTTTCGTTTTGGTTTTTATAGAAAAAACGTGATATTATTCTCTTGAGTGTGAAAGTTGAGGATAGACTACAAGAATTGGAGGAAATATTTCTACCGCATCAGTATAGGAACGGGAACCACGAACACCGATTAAAATGGACTTTAATACTTACATGTCCAGATCCACCTTATTCCACGAACGTTCAATTGACCAGTTTTAGAGCATCAGTTGCTCATATCGATCAGAGTATATTTATTGAGACGATTTGCGCCCTGTACCCCGATTCCAGTCCATCAGCCCGTCAACAAATTTCGTTCCCATTCAATTATGATGATAGTAGCATTTATCGGATATTGTCTGAAGTTGGGTTTCCTCGTGATGTCCGAAGAGTTCAAGTCGTCCATGGTATTCTAGCCCCTATCTCATTACCGCCACCGAACGCACCCGCCGTaccctaattttaaaaatgatatgtaACATAAACATCCGAAAGTGAATGAAAATGGCATATTTAGATCCCCTCCCT is from Planococcus citri chromosome 1, ihPlaCitr1.1, whole genome shotgun sequence and encodes:
- the LOC135832906 gene encoding suppressor of cytokine signaling 5-like translates to MGQRLSTLKQILKQKNTTMDDNKVTLISKETDTDIVVADKVNPDDASETHQQHFENIYISCEQLNDSNTNTNTNTSTNTSDIPNNSTEPIVKFERSKSVQLFIGEPQPTEVEKKSSRKKHQNQDGTVSKKKKSHWVLKFNCPRLKSAASSSSTYSEPEIAGKSQETDCVCTGYRRTEATPLSSEDVPSGLPIFVPKQHLVQLKNLDDDSSSKEDTPAQSTTEPVIDLSKFNPENYPIEDCDERARLERAREIAEGVDPPPGFSPKHAIELVCPTNLNIDNLTALFQSALSLSALSQIDVSKSVHTQVDYMHCLVPDLMQIISSSFYWGKMDRYEAERLLDNKPEGTFLLRDSAQEEYLFSVSFRKYERSLHARIEQWNHRFSFDSHDPGVFSSPTVCGLIAHYKDPTSCMFFEPMLTIPLHRNFPFSLQNLCRGVICSRVSYDKINYLQLPKTLKNFLKEYHYKQRVRVRKFDFEQ
- the LOC135832930 gene encoding uncharacterized protein LOC135832930 translates to MEDENIRFELLGRIHTLNELLLAERQRSFKYVQEIASLQFQQKQRDDVLLIMKVQARIEELEEMFLPHQYRKRNQNRERRMKWTLILTCPDPPYSTNVELISFRASVAHIDQNIFIDTVCGLYPDFSPTARQRIWFALNYDDNSIYRMLAIDAGFSSVLDVRRVQVVHGILAPILLPPPAAPVVLP